One region of Primulina tabacum isolate GXHZ01 chromosome 17, ASM2559414v2, whole genome shotgun sequence genomic DNA includes:
- the LOC142530625 gene encoding uncharacterized protein LOC142530625, with protein MEHLDNNRSGVFFISGPGGTGKTFLYRALLSTVRSWSMIALATATSGVAASILPGGRTAHSRFKIPIELHENSFCAISKQSCLAELLRQAKLIIWDEAPMCKRFAIEAVDRTLQDLVGNNEAFGGKVVVLGGDFMQVFPVIPKATVREIIDGSFIKSYLYQSLQIITLTENMRARSDPQFCEFLLRIGKGVEPVDENGNIRLPSEMLINFSTESPDLSEQRLIDYVYSELAVSYSSASYSTERAIFATKNTHVDKLNDKIISLFPGVAKTFLSFDDATDDTQNFYPIEFLNSLTPNGLPPHTLMLKKNCPIMLLRNLDPSNGMCNGTRMVCRDFKDNVIHAEITIGHHAGKMVLIPRIPLSPAVNEGYPFQFRRKQFPIRLCFAMTINKSQGQTIPIVGVYLPEPVFSHGQLYVALSRGVSMKFTKVLVKPDVNNGDDGTLTRNVVYKEVLAGLV; from the coding sequence ATGGAGCATCTAGATAACAATAGGAGTGGTGTATTCTTTATCAGTGGTCCCGGTGGTACTGGGAAAACATTTTTATATCGTGCTCTTCTTTCAACAGTTCGCTCATGGTCCATGATCGCTCTAGCAACAGCAACGTCAGGTGTTGCCGCATCTATTCTACCAGGTGGCCGAACAGCGCATTCGCGGTTTAAAATTCCCATTGAACTACATGAGAACAGCTTTTGTGCTATTTCAAAGCAGAGTTGCTTAGCAGAGTTGTTACGACAggcaaaacttattatttgggACGAGGCTCCTATGTGTAAAAGATTTGCCATCGAGGCGGTTGATCGTACTTTACAAGATCTTGTTGGGAATAACGAAGCTTTTGGTGGAAAAGTAGTTGTTTTAGGAGGTGATTTCATGCAAGTCTTTCCTGTTATTCCAAAAGCAACTGTTCGAGAAATCATCGATGGGAGCTTCATTAAATCGTACTTGTACCAATCGTTGCAGATAATAACATTGACCGAAAACATGCGTGCAAGGAGTGATCCTCAATTCTGCGAGTTTTTGTTGCGCATAGGTAAAGGTGTTGAACCAGTAGACGAAAATGGGAATATTCGTCTTCCAAGCGAGATGCTGATTAATTTTAGTACCGAATCTCCCGATTTGTCCGAGCAAAGATTGATTGATTACGTTTATTCAGAACTTGCTGTTAGTTATTCCTCGGCTTCATATTCGACAGAGCGAGCCATTTTTGCAACAAAGAATACTCATGTTGACAAGTTAAACGACAAAATAATTTCATTGTTTCCTGGAGTTGCAAAAACTTTTCTAAGTTTTGATGATGCTACTGACGATACGCAAAATTTTTACCCGATTGAGTTTTTGAATAGCTTAACACCCAACGGCTTACCTCCTCATACTTTGATGTTGAAAAAAAACTGTCCTATCATGCTCCTTCGAAATCTAGATCCATCTAATGGTATGTGTAATGGCACAAGAATGGTCTGTAGAGACTTCAAAGACAATGTGATACATGCAGAGATAACGATTGGTCATCATGCCGGAAAGATGGTATTAATACCTCGAATACCTTTGTCTCCGGCCGTGAACGAAGGATATCCATTTCAATTTAGACGTAAGCAATTCCCAATCCGACTGTGTTTTGCAATGACCATTAACAAGTCTCAAGGCCAAACTATTCCAATTGTTGGTGTATATTTGCCCGAACCTGTTTTCTCACATGGTCAGTTATATGTTGCGCTGTCAAGAGGTGTTTCTATGAAATTTACAAAAGTATTGGTTAAACCAGATGTTAACAACGGAGATGATGGCACACTAACAAGAAACGTCGTATACAAAGAAGTACTTGCTGGCCTTGTTTGA
- the LOC142530627 gene encoding uncharacterized protein LOC142530627 gives MRKRYLDAIALVKAFGKPDLFLTITCNPEWKEIKENLFDGQVAHDRPDLVSQVFRSKLIDLKDQILKKCIFGRVAAYVYVIEFQKRGLPHCHMLLILTTDSKISSPEMFDSYVVAEIPDENRFPKLFHLVTRHMMHGPCCLLDKKCPCMINGKCKSHYPRPFSLMI, from the coding sequence ATGCGCAAAAGATATCTTGATGCTATTGCCTTGGTCAAAGCGTTTGGGAAACCAGACTTGTTTCTTACGATTACTTGCAATCCCGAATGGAaagaaattaaagaaaatcTATTTGATGGTCAAGTTGCCCATGATCGGCCGGATCTTGTTTCGCAAGTTTTTCGTTCGAAGTTGATTGATCTAAAAGACCAAATCCTCAAAAAATGTATATTCGGCCGCGTTGCTGCATATGTTTATGTTATTGAATTCCAGAAACGAGGTCTGCCACATTGCCACATGCTTCTTATCTTAACCACTGATTCCAAGATTAGTTCGCCTGAAATGTTTGATTCGTATGTTGTTGCTGAGATTCCGGATGAGAATCGTTTCCCAAAGCTCTTTCATTTGGTGACGAGGCATATGATGCATGGCCCATGTTGCTTGCTGGACAAAAAATGTCCTTGTATGATAAATGGAAAATGCAAAAGCCATTATCCTCGTCCTTTTTCACTTATGATTTGA
- the LOC142531312 gene encoding uncharacterized protein LOC142531312, whose protein sequence is MLDSSSRCENTLSTTTGCAIGSSSIGRGCLSHFTEQDIDHLQNFPVVPKCRYCGAWRFPHESPTFCCGSGKIQLTSPIIPSRLRDLFTDVSCPSAISFRRKIRLYNSLFSFTSFVVCLDKDLASLNRGVYTFRVSGQVFHSLPPLVPSDDGPKYFQLYFWDSDNELRNRISVVGEEAVNESTMALLMDILKVNPYAQLLKRIKQYPSVKNLRLHICKDVYIDHRRYNSPSADQVAAIWVEGNDNANIPYDRDIVVHAYDGHMHMIKPYFG, encoded by the exons ATGTTGGACAGTTCGTCGCGTTGCGAGAACACACTTTCTACTACGACTG GTTGTGCAATTGGTAGTTCGTCTATTGGTCGGGGATGCTTAAGCCATT TTACCGAGCAGGACATCgatcacttgcagaattttccCGTGGTTCCAAAATGTCGCTATTGTGGTGCATGGAGGTTTCCACATGAATCCCCTACATTTTGTTGTGGTTCTGGCAAAATTCAGCTCACTTCCCCTATTATCCCGTCGCGTCTTCGTGATTTATTTACTGATGTATCGTGTCCTTCAGCTATTTCGTTTCGCCGAAAAATTCGGTTGTATAATAGTTTgttttcattcacatcattcGTAGTTTGCCTTGATAAAGATCTTGCATCTCTTAATCGTGGAGTGTATACATTTCGTGTATCGGGACAGGTGTTTCATTCTTTGCCACCTCTTGTGCCCAGCGATGATGGTCCTAAATATTTCCAACTTTATTTTTGGGACAGTGACAATGAGCTGCGTAATAGAATATCTGTTGTTGGTGAAGAAGCCGTCAATGAATCTACCATGGCTTTGTTGATGGATATATTAAAAGTGAATCCCTATGCTCAGCTCCTAAAGAGGATTAAGCAATATCCTTCTGTAAAGAATCTGAGGTTGCATATTTGCAAAGATGTATATATCGATCATAGGCGTTATAATAGCCCATCCGCCGATCAGGTTGCTGCTATATGGGTGGAGGGTAATGACAATGCTAATATTCCTTATGACCGAGATATTGTTGTTCACGCATATGATGGACATATGCATATGATAAAACCTTACTTTGGCTGA
- the LOC142531313 gene encoding tobamovirus multiplication protein 2B isoform X1, with protein sequence MMAASGGGGGSSKSTVVDQISQSVQSTSNLLNLMLESSPSHMLLSKLPKNLLSRISTMKNTELVLEQMPQVISALDAHVESGLQSLPHLDTVVKLLSNMQSSQLKSLSKTQLTQQESEPPAQDSQVG encoded by the exons AT GATGGCGGCATCGGGCGGCGGCGGCGGATCGTCGAAATCAACAGTGGTGGATCAAATATCGCAATCAGTGCAGTCCACCTCCAATCTCCTCAACCTCATGCTCGAGTCCTCCCCATCGCAT ATGCTACTTAGCAAGCTCCCAAAAAACCTTTTGTCCAGGATCTCAACGATGAAGAATACAGAGCTG GTTTTGGAGCAGATGCCTCAAGTAATTTCAGCTCTGGATGCACACGTGGAAAGTGGACTGCAAAG TTTGCCTCATCTGGATACCGTTGTTAAGTTACTTTCTAACATGCAAAGCTCCCAGCTCAAGTCTTTGTCCAAAACTCAGCTTACTCAGCAG GAATCTGAACCTCCCGCGCAAGATTCACAAGTGGGCTAA
- the LOC142531313 gene encoding tobamovirus multiplication protein 2B isoform X2, whose protein sequence is MAASGGGGGSSKSTVVDQISQSVQSTSNLLNLMLESSPSHMLLSKLPKNLLSRISTMKNTELVLEQMPQVISALDAHVESGLQSLPHLDTVVKLLSNMQSSQLKSLSKTQLTQQESEPPAQDSQVG, encoded by the exons ATGGCGGCATCGGGCGGCGGCGGCGGATCGTCGAAATCAACAGTGGTGGATCAAATATCGCAATCAGTGCAGTCCACCTCCAATCTCCTCAACCTCATGCTCGAGTCCTCCCCATCGCAT ATGCTACTTAGCAAGCTCCCAAAAAACCTTTTGTCCAGGATCTCAACGATGAAGAATACAGAGCTG GTTTTGGAGCAGATGCCTCAAGTAATTTCAGCTCTGGATGCACACGTGGAAAGTGGACTGCAAAG TTTGCCTCATCTGGATACCGTTGTTAAGTTACTTTCTAACATGCAAAGCTCCCAGCTCAAGTCTTTGTCCAAAACTCAGCTTACTCAGCAG GAATCTGAACCTCCCGCGCAAGATTCACAAGTGGGCTAA